The Pleuronectes platessa chromosome 11, fPlePla1.1, whole genome shotgun sequence DNA segment GTGTTTCCGGCGTTCACTGAACCACCGGCTAAGTCTTTGTGATTACCACTGTGTTCtgctgagataaaaaaaaaaaaaaaaggtctgtaCAGAACTTAATGGTGCATGAAGGGGACTCTACCCACTGACCATTACGCTGTTTATCTCCCTTGCACCAAGAATACCCAGCCTTTCCGCAGCATAGCAGCTCATCTTTTAGGTATGCACTGGATTACAGGGTTTTTATTGGTCTTGTCCTAATTTTCTTCGGGTTTTTTTTCATCCGGGGAGAAATTCAGACACAGAAGGCGCAGAGTCACAACTTGTTCCTACTTTGCACTGAGCTGTTGATCCCTGTGAGGGAGATCTGTGCAGAGATTCTGACACAAGAGAGGAACATGACAGGGAACTTTCACACTTCACTTCTCCCTGTTTATTTCTCCTACAATGTTCCCTGAGAGCGGAGCTGTTTGTTCAAAAAAAAGCTGATCAACAAACACCTTTGATTTGCCCAGTGAAGCCACGTATGTAAATATAATTGGCTAAGGAAGTGAATTATGAGGATGCAGACAGCTGATGACTGACGGTAGGCGATGGTGCGcatgtattaaatattaaaaactacataaaatacatttattaaatgtaatattttgactttttctcttTACTGCGGCAATTTTCCAGCCTCATGAGAGAAATAGAATATGGAAGTGGCAGATTAGAAAAACAGTTAAGAGCTGTCACTGTTCACCCAcaacctcctctcatcctctatTTGTgcatctctcctcctcatccaccctccctccccttgCCTCCCCTCCTTCCCCACACACTCTGCCATCTACCAACACcttgacacaaacacatcagagacagacagcctgCTGCAGAGTCGTGTCTGGAAACTGTGTGCGTATATCCAGTATACATTTCAAACCCGAAAAACAGCCTCTGGCTGTCTGAGTCCACAAAATACTTATTTGGATATGCAACGAAATGTAACAGTATTGTTTGAAAGATTCAATTTTTGCAGGACGGGAGCCTGTGTCTCCTGAAAGGGATGATTTCATAACAGCCACTGAAATAACAGCACACGGGGAAGGATCAATAGTGAATGAGGtgcattgtgttgcttttcagGAATCCTACTAAAATCAATCCAGGGGAGACAGATGGACgtgtaacaacagcagcagcagccgccctTTACTCCTCCACACGGCTGGAAGATGATCCAGGGGAACTGAACTTCTACAAGTGGCTGTCACACACAGAGGCCTTTACACAGCTTGAACCACTCTTAAAACtttctgaaaaaaacaacaacagagagcCGTGAATCAGAAGCCACTTTATATAAATCTGAGTCAATCACAGATGATGCGTAAGACATCTCATTTACACTCACTGTGTAAACGTCTTCATACACATCGACATATTGGATGTACTGCTCTGCCAAGAATGATCAATGGCTTTTTGAACATGCTTCAAGTGCAGCATAACAAGTGTGCAGTAATTAGTTGGATGACTCCACAGCCTCCTCCGTTCTGCCAAATCTGGAGCCACTGGCATTATGTGCGGCGCCTTTCATTGTTTTCCCATGATGTTGCATCGCCAAATGTCATGTATTTTCCACAACAAGATACATGTAATTTGGGAGACGGCTCCTGTGGGAGAGCGTAGAGGAAATAATTGCGCAGCTGTGGAGGATGAGAACAGGACTCACTCCTCATAGTGTGTGTACGTGAACTGCAGTAAATCAATAGAGGATTAGTGGAGGATATTCAGGGTGGACTTTTAAGACACAAATGGTGCCAATATATGGACCTATGTTTTATCTAATTATCAATATGAGAGTAGCATTCATAACTTTAATTAATTCATGAGGAGCGGTGTGACCCCCAAACTGGGAGCCTCTGAAGCTTCTGTCCAGAAGAGCCCAGTCCTATAGGAACAACTGAGATCCAGCACGGAACCCTCAGACTTCCAGGACCAGAGCTGGAGGTAGACACAGCAGGAGTGAGGGAGATTttatatgtatgtttgtatatatatacagagagagagagagagagagacagacagagagagagacacagagagagagagagagagagagattgatatCTATCATCCTGCATAATAAGTAAAATGTGCTCAATATAGTGATTTTATATtgcaataatattaatattaataataataacaaatagtcatatttgttttcatatgGGTAGTCAAATAAAATCCATAATAATAGCTATACATGCTGCGTATATGCCATATAgggatacatacacacatattattattacatatatatgttatatatgttATTAGTTTTCTTTCAATTGCAGCATCTGTTCTGTTCCCtaagattaaataaatgaataaataaatgaataaataacaagGCGTGGACGATTTCAGCTTCCTCCTGCGCTCCAACACCTCCGACCACGTGACCAACAGGCGCACAAAGCCTTATAACCGCCCGCTCACACGCTCACACGCAttcacgcactcacacacacgcaccggCTGCCTGTCTGCTTCAGTGTAGTGGACATTGACAATATCTTTTTATATAGCTTTGTCAACAGCTGATGATTCCTCCTGAAAATCCTCTAAACAACAAGTGTAGCTGCTGGAGTTTTATTGGAGACACTGGGATTGACACCTGGGAGACAAAATCCCACTGGTGTACTCCCAGTTTAACTGCTTTTCTTCGCGTCGTGGATCGATGTCCGTATTGAGGAAATCAAGGTACGTCTATTATTTAATCATCACTACTTTTCACTCggtttctctgtttgtattttttgccCTTGTTTTTCATTGGTTGTTGGCCCAGATTGTGTGTAAAGTGTTTGGTTGTCAACAGAGGAAACATGAGAGATATTTTAAAACTTAAACGTATTTCATCCTTCAGCTGTTTAATTGAGAGACATCACTGTTGTCATGAGTAAAATAACAGATCTTGTTCTAACCCCCCGCCCCAgtaaacagttaattaattaattaatatcatAATTAAATGGATCATTGGACAGACCGTAGGTACTCTCTCTGTTTAGTTTCTCCCTTGATGCTTAATTATTCCAATGATTATTGAATTAAAAGCTTAATGCTTAATGACCTACTTTAATTAATAAGAAAGCCCTGGCTGTCCTACATACTTAATGCAGTGATTTCCCCGGAGGCTGCACAGGTTTGTCATCAACTGTTCACTTTCCCACTATTGTCTGGGATGCATCTGCTCTGGAGTCAGCTGGTTGATACACAGATTCCCCTCCTGTCTGCCAGCAACAGATCCATCCTCCACCGTATCTATCATCATTGAATATTAATGGATATCACAGTGAtctgatatatttttatatttaaatataactcgGTGTGTTTATTTTGGACTGACGCCTTCATGGAAagagttttcatttatttatttccttctcCTTAGATGTCCCGTTGCTCGGCTCTAATGCTGTTTGACCACACACGTCTCCACTGAGCATCTCTGCAGCCACAGACCAGCCATGAAGTTGGCTCTGGGCAGGATAGCCGGCACCACCTTCAGCACGTTAACAACAGGTGTCCAGTATCTCGGCTCCAACGACGCTAGCTACGACGACCCCTCCCTCGACTCGACCCTGATCAAGAGCAGGTCCCACTTTGAGAAACCTCTCCCCGCCGCCATCGCCCACTCGCTCTCTGCACTTGTCCCTGGGAATAAGGAGGTCCTCTACAGAGGCCTCTCTCCCATCTTCCCCACCAACGTGTCAGACCTTTTGCTCGCCAATGGAACGTCTCTGGATAGCGGAGGAGCGCCACAGTGCGGCGAGGACTTTGCCGACAACATGGAGTGCTTTATGATTTTGACTCCTGGTCAGCAGCTCGCCGTCGCCATCTTGGCGCTCACCCTGGGCACGTTCACGGTGCTGGAGAACCTCATTGTGCTGTGCGTGATCCTGCACTCCCAGACGCTCCGGTCGCGGCCTTCCTACCACTTCATAGCCAGCCTGGCAGTGGCTGATCTGATAGGAAGCATCATTTTTGTCTACAGCTTCCTGGATTTCcatgtgctccacaggaagGACAGCCCCACTATCTTCCTCTTCAAGCTGGCCGGGGTCATCGCCTCCTTCACCGCCTCCGTAGGAAGTTTGTTTCTCACCGCAATCGACCGATACATATCCATCCACAGGCCCATGGCGTACAAGCGCATCGTCACAAAGACTAAAGCAGTCGTGGCCTTCAGTGTGATGTGGACGATCTCCATTGTCATCtcactgctgccgctgctgggcTGGAACTGCAAGCAACTCAACTCCGTCTGCTCGGACATCTTCCCCCTCATGGACCAGAGGTACCTGATGTTCTGGATCGGCATGACGAGCGTCTTGCTGCTGTTCATCATCTACGCCTACATGTTCATCCTCTGGAAGTCCCACCACCACGCCGTCCGCATGCTGAGCCGCAGCTCCCAGAGGAGTGTGATTGTCTACACGGCGGAGGGGACTAAGGTTCAGACAGCGAGGCCCGAGCAGGCCCGCATGGACCTCCGCCTGGCCAAAACCCTGGTCCTGATCCTGGTGGCCCTCATCATCTGCTGGGGCCCGCTGCTCGCCATCATGGTCTACGACCTCTTTGGGAAGGTGAACGACTTCATCAAGACCGTGTTTGCCTTTTGCAGCATGCTGTGCCTGCTCAACTCCACCATCAACCCTGTGATCTACGCCATGAGGAGCAAGGACCTGCGCAGGGCCTTCCTCAACATCTGCCATATGTGCCGGGGAGCGACGCAGCCCCTGGACAGCAGCGCTGAGAGCGACTGGAACACCAGGAGTGTGAGAGGAACAGCAGGCGGGGCAGGGAAAGGCGGAAACACCCAAGTGAAAGTAGCCCGGGTTACTGTTTCTGGAGTGACTGAGCCTCACACTGCAGAGGCCGTTTGAGAGACCCTCCAGTGCACGGCTCTGTGACTGTGAAATGTGCCAAAACACGAGAAACAGACTTTAG contains these protein-coding regions:
- the LOC128451191 gene encoding cannabinoid receptor type 1B, whose protein sequence is MKLALGRIAGTTFSTLTTGVQYLGSNDASYDDPSLDSTLIKSRSHFEKPLPAAIAHSLSALVPGNKEVLYRGLSPIFPTNVSDLLLANGTSLDSGGAPQCGEDFADNMECFMILTPGQQLAVAILALTLGTFTVLENLIVLCVILHSQTLRSRPSYHFIASLAVADLIGSIIFVYSFLDFHVLHRKDSPTIFLFKLAGVIASFTASVGSLFLTAIDRYISIHRPMAYKRIVTKTKAVVAFSVMWTISIVISLLPLLGWNCKQLNSVCSDIFPLMDQRYLMFWIGMTSVLLLFIIYAYMFILWKSHHHAVRMLSRSSQRSVIVYTAEGTKVQTARPEQARMDLRLAKTLVLILVALIICWGPLLAIMVYDLFGKVNDFIKTVFAFCSMLCLLNSTINPVIYAMRSKDLRRAFLNICHMCRGATQPLDSSAESDWNTRSVRGTAGGAGKGGNTQVKVARVTVSGVTEPHTAEAV